From Excalfactoria chinensis isolate bCotChi1 chromosome 4, bCotChi1.hap2, whole genome shotgun sequence, one genomic window encodes:
- the IRS4 gene encoding insulin receptor substrate 4 yields the protein MASGMNGPGGGGGGGAAVRGGEEEPGARHAGGGAVPQQREPGTAGDGEPAGGDGGRCPSPQPHHLLLLLRRSPSASLCPPTEGPAGRAALGRGGQPPPVGRAAAPVSSSGGDDVRKCGYLRKQKHGHKRYFVLRADSPLAPARLEYYDSEKKFKSSLRAGGGGAAPLCCPPPKRVIPLYQCFTVSRRADAKHKHIIALYTKDEYFAMLAENEAEQEAWYQAISELMSQSKRGCLEQEDQAEQQVDEDDEHYGASLRPGTAFKEVWQVNVKPKGLGQTKNLTGVYRLCLSSKAIHLVKLNSEVPSVHLQLMNIRRCGHSENFFFIEVGRSASIGPGELWMQVDDSVVAQNMHETFLETMKALKAFAEFRPRSKSQSSGGGSGTNPISFITTRRHLGNLPPSQTGLQRRSRTESVVGGTPPTTKSSNSYRFRTSSEGEGTMTRPFRSVTGSLIHLNTARMNLGRQEGSGRYVRAAFSSSYHTRSASLPVSHFPSTTSPISVSSSSGHGSASDMLTRPSSSSVCGSPSDGGFISSDEYGSSPGDFRYFRVRSNTPDSLGNTPPIREENCLSEYMSMSKQQADDSSRDDYMEAEKCFRKRTYSLTKPTSVAVQQKTTQTTALLDEDSIGNHGRLLYSETPKLKGNHELEYSDSNLDSICNHKTSKARDDGYMPMMPGVASSLSSNSDYLPMTPKSMSVPKQINNSWSPSQVDSRGYMMMFPKASSSPVRSPLTGFISKGSNEKIVNNEYMDMSPGNSAPKHPSDSNYIHTSSVSKGFSSYFSLPRSFKALTGQNGDHSEYVPMSSPGKLLYGGPENVKSTNSEVLSNSISKSPVAKGSDEGLVQNRATRPTRLPLGTRGSNTIPRMYDRTVPAEPASPGEYINIDFNEKASNTPYSLSAEGSPSSLGSSSDHRQSPLSDYMSVDLDVQSPKVAKELSNSLTDISIYASSSIPRNQQNPDYARLSFGTACVSSASNRTDDYTEMTFNMAATPPRPFAAESDDGVKMDSPSSIVNRLCIVDRYAGSSSFSVTSAEPPMGPKVIRADPQGRRRHSSETFSSAGTVTTSSSFFTDSSKRHSSASFDNVWLKPDESISDGQESKMSRDTSTGFQNGLNYIALNLCDDPISCEASTGTPTCHLQNGTSSLDSGAYVSIDFTRSDGLKCNAARKD from the coding sequence GGGCAGCCTCCCCCCGTGGGCCGCGCCGCAGCCCCGGTGTCGTCCTCCGGCGGCGACGACGTGAGGAAGTGCGGTTACCTGAGGAAGCAGAAGCACGGGCACAAGCGGTACTTCGTGCTGCGGGCCGACAGCCCGCTGGCCCCCGCCCGGCTGGAGTACTACGACAGCGAGAAGAAGTTCAAGAGCAGCctgcgggcggggggcggcggggccgccccTCTCTGCTGCCCGCCGCCCAAGCGGGTCATCCCGCTCTACCAGTGCTTCACCGTCAGCCGGCGCGCCGATGCCAAGCACAAGCACATCATCGCCTTGTACACCAAGGACGAGTACTTCGCTATGCTGGCGGAGAACGAGGCCGAGCAGGAGGCCTGGTACCAAGCCATCAGCGAGCTGATGAGCCAGAGCAAGAGGGGCTGCCTGGAACAGGAGGACCAGGCGGAGCAGCAGGTGGATGAGGACGACGAGCACTACGGGGCCTCCCTGAGGCCTGGCACTGCCTTCAAGGAGGTGTGGCAGGTTAACGTGAAGCCCAAAGGGCTGGGCCAGACGAAAAACCTCACTGGAGTGTATCGGCTGTGCCTCTCCAGCAAGGCTATCCACCTCGTTAAGCTTAACTCGGAGGTGCCCTCTGTCCACCTACAGCTGATGAATATTCGCCGCTGTGGGCACTCAGAGAACTTCTTCTTCATCGAAGTGGGCAGATCGGCCTCCATCGGTCCTGGAGAGCTCTGGATGCAAGTGGATGATTCTGTGGTGGCCCAGAATATGCATGAGACTTTTTTGGAGACCATGAAAGCGCTCAAGGCCTTTGCAGAGTTTAGACCCCGAAGCAAAAGCCAGTCTTCTGGTGGTGGTAGTGGTACTAATCCCATCTCCTTCATCACTACTAGGAGGCACCTGGGCAACCTGCCACCCAGCCAGACGGGCTTGCAGAGAAGATCGAGAACTGAGAGTGTAGTTGGAGGGACGCCTCCTACCACCAAGAGCAGCAACTCCTACCGCTTCAGGACATCCAGCGAGGGAGAAGGAACCATGACTAGACCTTTTAGGTCAGTGACAGGGAGCCTGATCCACCTCAACACCGCAAGGATGAATTTGGGCCGGCAAGAAGGGAGTGGAAGGTACGTTAGAGCCGCATTCAGCTCATCATATCACACTAGGTCTGCTTCGCTGCCTGTGTCTCATTTTCCCTCCACTACAAGTCCCATCAGTGTTTCTTCCAGCAGTGGCCATGGCTCTGCTTCAGACATGTTGACCAGGCCTTCTAGCTCCTCCGTTTGTGGCTCTCCAAGTGATGGGGGATTTATCTCTTCTGATGAGTATGGCTCCAGCCCTGGAGATTTCAGGTACTTTAGGGTCCGGAGTAATACACCGGATTCCTTGGGAAACACACCACCTATCAGAGAGGAGAATTGTCTGAGTGAGTACATGTCCATGAGTAAGCAGCAAGCAGACGATAGCTCAAGAGATGATTATATGGAAGCTGAAAAGTGTTTCAGAAAAAGAACTTACTCTCTAACTAAACCAACTTCTGTAGCagtgcagcagaaaacaacacaaactaCAGCTTTGTTAGATGAAGATTCCATAGGAAATCACGGACGATTACTTTACTCTGAAACACCGAAATTGAAAGGTAACCATGAACTGGAGTACAGTGACAGTAATCTTGATTCTATATGCAACCATAAAACCAGTAAAGCCAGGGATGATGGATACATGCCAATGATGCCAGGCGTTGCATCCTCTCTGTCAAGTAACAGCGATTATTTGCCAATGACTCCTAAAAGTATGTCTGTTCCGAAACAGATTAACAATTCATGGTCGCCATCTCAGGTTGACTCAAGAGGATATATGATGATGTTTCCAAAGGCAAGCTCTTCACCTGTAAGGAGTCCTTTAACTGGATTTATTTCTAAAGGTAGTAATGAGAAGATTGTAAACAATGAATACATGGATATGTCGCCTGGTAATTCAGCTCCAAAGCATCCCAGTGATTCGAATTATATACATACTAGTTCTGTTTCCAAAGGTTTCAGTTCGTATTTTTCTTTGCCTCGAAGTTTTAAGGCATTAACAGGCCAAAATGGTGACCACAGCGAATATGTTCCAATGTCTTCACCTGGAAAACTCCTCTATGGTGGaccagaaaatgtaaaaagcacCAACAGCGAAGTTCTGTCTAACAGCATCTCTAAGTCACCGGTGGCAAAAGGTTCAGATGAAGGACTGGTGCAGAACAGGGCTACGCGGCCAACGAGGCTCCCTCTCGGTACAAGAGGGAGTAATACTATCCCAAGAATGTATGATCGCACAGTTCCAGCTGAGCCGGCCAGTCCTGGTGAATACATCAatattgattttaatgaaaaggCAAGTAATACGCCGTATTCCTTATCTGCAGAAGGATCACCATCATCTCTGGGCTCAAGTAGTGACCACAGACAGTCCCCGCTTTCAGATTACATGAGTGTTGACTTGGATGTACAGTCACCAAAAGTAGCGAAAGAACTATCTAACTCTTTAACAGATATTTCAATTTATGCAAGTTCCAGTATTCCTAGAAACCAACAAAATCCTGACTATGCTAGGCTCTCCTTTGGTACTGCATGTGTTAGCTCTGCAAGTAACAGGACTGATGATTACACGGAGATGACGTTCAACATGGCAGCAACACCACCTCGGCCCTTCGCTGCTGAATCTGATGATGGTGTGAAGATGGATAGTCCTTCTTCCATAGTTAACAGACTGTGCATTGTTGATCGATATGCTGGTAGCAGTAGCTTTTCTGTTACTAGTGCTGAGCCCCCAATGGGACCGAAAGTTATCCGAGCTGATCCtcaaggcaggaggagacacagtTCTGAAACCTTCTCTTCTGCTGGGACTGTGACGAcatcctcttctttctttactgATAGTAGTAAAAGACACAGCTCTGCCTCATTTGATAATGTTTGGTTAAAACcagatgaaagcatttctgatggtcaggaaagcaaaatgtcCAGGGATACCTCAACTGGATTTCAGAACGGCTTAAACTACATAGCTCTGAATTTATGTGATGATCCAATAAGCTGTGAGGCAAGTACTGGGACGCCGACTTGCCATCTCCAAAATGGTACTTCAAGTCTGGACAGTGGAGCATACGTAAGCATAGACTTCACCAGGTCTGATGGGCTGAAGTGTAACGCTGCACGAAAAG